The genome window TCCGGATCGATGACGACCTGAGTGTCAGGCATGGTGCGTTCCTTTCCTGTTTATGAAGCCGGAGACGGACTCGCCTCAGGCGTGGCTACTCCGAGCTCGACGAGCCGTTCTTCCGCACGCTGGGCAATAAATGCTTCCGGCGCCAGCTCGATCGTGCGTTCGTATTCATCGATCGCATCGACCAATCGCTGCGGGTTCAGACCGTAGTACAGCTCCGCAAGATAGTAATGCGCTTCCGGGTTCTCGGGCGCGAGCTCGATGGCCTTCTGGAACTGCAGTTCGGCATCGCCATGCATGTCTCCGGCGGCAAGTGACCGCGCGAAATCGATTCGCAATACTGCGTCGTCCGGAGCCAGCGCAATTGCCTTTTCGTACCAGGGAATGGCGCTGGCAAGCTCGCCCGTGTTCGCGAGGTAATTTGCATAGGCGGCCAATGCCGAGGGATCGTCCGGGTTCGCCTCGGCGGTCGAGCGGAACGACTCCGCAACCGAGGCGGAAATCTCGGTGCTATTGCCGCCGCCGTCACTGGCGCTGTCGATTGCATCGAAGACCAGCGGACCGACAATGCCCAGACCGAGCGAAAGCACCATGATGCCGGCCATGATGATGAACAGAATCTTGTATTTCTCGGCCAGCTTCGGCATCTCGTCCATTCCCGGGGAGCATCTCCTCGCAGCGGAAACTACCACATGCGAGCGAGCGACAGATGCGCCATTGAGTTCCCTGCGGATGGTCCGGAGGTCCGCCGCAGGTGCGTTTGAACCTGGCATGCGCTCATGGTAAATTTGGTTGGCTCAAGCGGCGTTTGCGCGCTTGCCGGCCTAGCTCAGTTGGTAGAGCAGCTGTTTCGTAAACAGCAGGTCCGGGGTTCGAGTCCCCGGGTCGGCTCCGAGCAACCGGACGAGACCCGGTTCCGCGCCGAAGTGGCGAAATGGCAGACGCGCTACGTTCAGGGCGTAGTGGGGCAACCCATGGGAGTTCGAGTCTCCCCTTCGGCACCAGGGTCTCATCCGAACACATTAACAACTGATCGAAGTGACAGGGAAGGACGGTCGCTGGGCTCTTTTGGAGCCTAGAGGAAAGTCCGAGCTGCATAGAGCGAGGGTGCCTGGCGAAAGTCAGGGAGACGCTTTCGGGCGTCGACAGTCCATATCGGCGCGTCGCACAGACGCGAGAGCAACAGAAACCATTCCGCGACGGTCTCGACCGGCGCGGCTGAAAAGGGCAATCCTCCCCGCAGCAATCTCCGATCCGGCCGCAAGCAGGTTGCTCGCCGAGGCCGAAAGTCGAGAGCAGCCACCGTATCCATCGGTGGCCGGTCACAAGACCGAGAGAGATGATCGTCACGAACAGAACTCGGCTTACTCTCCCTTCACTTCGATCGTACGGTGCCCTTAGCTCAGTTGGTCAGAGCGCTTGTCTGTGGAACAAGAGGTCACGGGTTCAAGCCCCGTAGGGCACCCCTCCGAATAAACGGTCCAAATCACCGTCTGCGCGAGTAGCTCAGTGGATAGAGCACTGGTCTTCGGAACCAGGTGTCGCGGGTTCGAATCCTGCCTCGCGCACTAGCGCCTTGTCTGAACGGTGAAGCGCATGTATCACACCAGCAGTCCAGCCCCGATCCATCATGTCATGACGGCCATCCCCGCGGGAGGCGAGGATACGGCGCGCCGGTTCTACGTCGATTTGCTCGGCCTGACAGAAGAACCGAAGCCACCAACGCTGGGTTCTCGGGGAGGGATCTGGCTTGCGACCGGATCATTGTCGCTTCATCTGGGCGTCGATCCCGCCTTTGTTCCTGCGACCAAAGCCCATATCGCGCTGGTCTACGACAACCTGGGCGACGTGAGAAACACGTTGTCGGCCGCCGGGTTCGAACCTGGCGAACTCGAGCATGAGTTGCCCGGTTTCGTCCGCTGCTATGTGTCCGATCCGTTTGGCAACCGTATCGAGTTGATGCAGCCCCAATAGCCCGCTGGTCTGCGAGAATTTCGCCGACACGCACGGGAAGGGGCGCATCGTGAATGCATACATTCTCTCCATCGGGGCCGAACTGCTGCACGGCCACATCACAGATACCAACGCGACATTTCTCTCGCAAGAACTCGATGCACGCGGTATCGAGCTTCTGCATGTCATTCAGGTGGGCGACGATCGAAAGCGCATTCGCGAATCGATCGAACGCGCGCTCTCCGAAGCCGATATCGTCATCTGTACCGGAGGCATTGGACCAACCGAGGATGACCTGACGCGCGAAGGCATCGCAGATGCCCTGGGCGAGACGCCCGAGGTCGATGCCGAGCTTCGTGCCGACGTGGAAGCGTTCTTTGCGAAACGTGGGTTGACCATGCCCGAACGCAACGCGAAACAGGCCTGGCTCATTCCCTCGGCCGAGGCGCTGCCGAATCCGGTCGGAACCGCCCCAGGTTGGTTCGTCGAGACCGACGGCAAAGTCATTGTGTCGATGCCTGGGGTTCCGCGCGAAATGAAGCGCATGTGGACCGAGCAGGCAGCTCCTCGTATCGGAGCGAGACTCTCAGGCCGCAGCTATAGCTCGATCACCCTGAAGACCATCGGCCTCGGCGAATCGGCCCTGGAGGAGGCAATCGTCGATCTCGTCGCCAGGACCAATCCCATCGTGGCCACCTATGCCAAGGACGACGGGGTGCATGTCCGCGTGGTCGGCATTGCGGACGACGAAGAGACAGCGCGAGCCATTCGCGACGATGCTGCTGCCGAAATTTCCTCCCGGTTGAAGCGCTGGCTCTACGGAACGGACGATCGCACGCTCGCGGGTTCGATCGCAGACCAGCTGCGCAAGCGGGGGCTTGCCATGCGAGTCATCGACCACGGCGGCGGGGGCCAGTTTGCCGCTCATATGCTCGGTGACCAGGACGGCGCGTCCGTGACGATCGAGTCGCAGGCTTGCCCACCTGGTGATGTCGCTGCTCTGGAACTGGCGCAACGAGCCCATGCCGGAGATCCGCACGTGCTGGGCGTCGGCATTTCGCTCGCAGCCTCGCCTGCAGGCACGGTCTACGACGGAGTGATCAGCATCGCGGTTGCTGGCGCGCTCACCAGCAGCGAGGACTTCCCGATGCGGTCCTCGATGCCAGAGCTGCAACGCCGTTCCATGCTCTTCACGGCCGACGTGCTTCACCGATTGCTGGACGAATCGCGCGACTGAAACGCGGCCAGAATCGCTCGTTGCCGGTCGAGCATCCGCGCGCGGTCGTCCACCGTGGCATCGTCCCAGTCCGCCAGATGCAGCGCCCCATGTGTGACGAGAAAGCGAAGCTCGGATGGCAGATCCCAGGCATCATCGTGCCGTTGCCGATCCGCTTGCGCGACCGAGATCACGACATCTCCACCGGGTACATCGTCCGAGGGGAAGGTCATGATATCGGTCGGTTCCGGGATTCCCATGAAGTCGTCGTGCAGTCGGGTCAGGTGCTCATCGGATGTCAACACGATGGACACTTCCCACGCCCCCGTTGCGCCTTCCGATTCGAGAGCGAAACAGCAGAGCTCCGCCAACTCGTCGAGCAGAGAATCGTCGAGTTCCTCAGTCAGATCGACCGGTTCGCTTGTGCATGTGAATGGAGCGTCCAAGCGCTATCCGGTGGTAAGCGCGGCACGGGCGGCGTCGCTCAATCGCTTGCCGTCTGCCCGGCCATCCGCTCGCTGGATCAGGATCGGCATCAGTTTTCCAAGATCCTTGGGCGAGGAGGCGCCGGTCTTCGCAATGACCTCAGCAACCAGGGCAGCTACCTCCTCGTCGGAAAGCGCTTCGGGCAAGTACGTCTTCAGCACCGCCAGTTGCGCTTCTTCCTTGTCCACCAGATCCATCCGGCCGCCGGCGCGGAACTGATCGATCGACTCTTGCCGCCGTTTGGCATCGCGTTGCAGCACAGCGATTTCCTCTTGAGCGGTAAGCGGACTGCCCTTGTCGATGCGAGCATTCTTGAGAGAGGACATCGTGAAACGGATTGTGTCGCGCGCGGTGGTATCCCCGGCGCGCATCGCCGTTTTCAGGTCCTCTTGAAGTCGCGCATCCAGTGTTTGGTCGGTCACAGTGTCCTCGTCACCCCATGCGTCCCAGGCGATGTCCGCCCAGCACATGGAAATGCAAGTGAAAAACGGTTTGGCCCGCAATCTCTCCGTCGTTGGTGATCACCCGGTATCCGGTGTCATAAAGCCCGCGCGCCTCAGCAGCGCTCGAAGCCAGAGCCAGCAACTCCGACGCGAGGGTTGGATCGTTCAGTTCGCGCAGGCTGCTCACATGCCGTTTCGGAACGACCAGCATATGTACCGGTGCTGACGGAGCGATGTCGTCGAACACGACCGCGTGCTCGCTTTGCACGACGAACTCGGTACCCAGCTCGCCATTCGCAATTCGGCAAAAGATGCACTCTTCGTCCAATGCAACCGTTCCCCTGGTGTCGCCCTCACGAGCCCGTCTAGCTCGTGACGTGTTCCATCATATTCATAAGGCCTTGCATATAGCCAATCGCATGCGCGCGCCCACGATGTTGCCAGTCGCTATCGTCGTCCATATGCGGTACATGATCGTCGAGGAGGAAACCATCGAATCCGACCTTCCGCAGGGCCAGCATGACCTCGGCAGGATCGTAGTTTCCTTCCCCGATGAAACATTCCTTGAAAGCGGGGACTGTGCCTTGCACATCCCGGAAATGAATGTAGAAGATCTTTCCGCTGGAACCAAAACGCTCGATCATGCGCATGACATTGATTCGGCCACCCGGCATCTCCGAGCAGCATCCCAGACAGAGGTCGAACCCAAATGCAGAGCTATCTGCGATTTCGACCGCTTTCTCAAATCCCTCGACGCTGCCAAAAATCCTCGGCACCCCACCAAGCATAGGCACCGGCGGATCATCCGGGTGCAGCGCGATCTTGACGTCGACCTCTTCCGCAACTGGCAGCACCGCATGCATGAAGGTGGCGAAGTTCTCCCACATCTGGTCGTGGGTGAGAATCGGATCGTCTTCGACCACCAGCGCGGCCATACGCTCGTCCGTCTTCGCGACGAACGATTTCGCGCCTCCGGCCGAGTCGATGACTGCCATGTCGAAGGCCGTTACGTGCGCGCCGCCGCGTCCTGTCCCCTTGACCGTCGTCCGCCAGACCGAATTCGGCATCCAGTGAATGCCAAGGATTGGAATGCCCGCTGCCGCCAGGTTGCGAACGGTGGTCTGGTAATGACCGATCTGTTCCGCGCCGCCCGGAAGACCGAGCATTGCCTTGTCATAAAAGTGGATAGGAACGTTCTCGATCGCTTCCAGCGTGAGATCGAACGATTCGCATTTCTCGACCAGCGCGCGCAGATCGTCGACCTCCCAGTGTGTTTCCCCAGGAAGCTTTGGAGTATTCATCTGCACTCCGGTGACACCGATCTGTTGCGCAAAGCGAAGCTTTTCGTCACTGAGAGCGTTGAATTGGCCAATCGCAATGCGCATCATCGGACTCGGTTCCTTCCCCGGTCTCGTGCCGGAGGACGTGTGCAGAAACTTGACTTGTGCGGTAACAATGGGTCCTATCGGTCGAACTGTCAATCGTGAACGGTTGACAAATTTGCCCGCCATTGTTAGGTTCCGGTCATCAACTTTGGGCCATCGTGGGTCCGCGTACAAATCAGTAGAGGAGAGGGTCAAGGATGACACGGCTTTCCCGGCGACGGCTCTTGGCAACAACCCCCGCTGCGGCAGTGGCAGCATCCGCGGGCGCCACCAGACTGGACGCCATTCTGACGGCAAAGGCGGCTCCCGCGTTCTTGCAGGAAAAAGCCAAGTTGACCTATTGGGGCGGCTTGATCTTCTCTGAAGAGGCGAACAATCTTCTGGTCGACACAATCAACCAGTGGGGTGAAGAAAACAACGTCGACACCGAAGTGGTGATGATCAACCAAAACGAGACCAATCAGAAGGTCTCGGCGGCCGTCGAATCTGGCACCATGCCTGATGCGCTGGACATGGGGCTCGATCTTCAACTTCTGTTGACCAATACCGGTCAGCTTATCGAGCTCGGCGATCTCTTTACAGCAGTAGGAGAGGCGCACGGAGGATGGTTCTCATCGATAGAATCGGCCGCCGGGCTGCCTGGGGCGATCACTGGAATCCCATTTGGAGGTTCCGGGAACTTGCTCTTCTCCCGCCAGGATGTGCTCGAAGCAGCCGGACTGACACCGCCGCCGGCGACCTGGCAGGAAGTTCGCGAATGGGCTGCGCAGGCGCAGGAACCACCGCTCTTTGGCATGGGGTTCGCCCTTTCCAATGTCGGAGACGGCAACATGCAAATGTCCGTGCTCCAGTCATACGGCGGACGCATTGCGGACGACGCAGGCACGACCGTTACACTGGATTCGCCTGAAACCCGTGAGTACATGGCATGGGTGACCGGAGCCTTCGAGGAAGGGCTCTTCCCTCCGGGCGCCACAACCTGGGACGGCGCTGGTGACAACACCGCGTATCTCTCCGGTCAGGCAATCTTCATTGCCAACCCGGGCAGCGTACATCTTGCCGCAATGGAGGACGATCCGGAACTCGACGCGGCTACCAACTTCGCTGCGCTTCCCGCCGGGCCAGTCATGCAAGTCTCGCCAATCGGGCCAAACGTGCGCGCGATTCCGACATCGACCAAGGATCCTGACACGGCAAAGGCGCTCATCGAGTATCTGGCGAATCCCGAATTCATGGAGGCGTACTACAACGTCGCCATTTACGGTCCGGTGCTAAACGACTACGCCAGCTTTGCCATTTTCCAGGAGCCGGTGCATGCAGGGTTGCTCAATCTCGTCCAGAACGGGACGGCTCCCGGCGCTCCGGATGTGTACAACACGGCCTATGCGGACTTCTCCTCCAACTTCATCATCCCCAAGATGGTGCAGCGCGTTGTGGTCGACGGAGCGTCGATCGACGATGCGATCGCGGAGGCGCAAGAGCAGGGCCAGCTCATCTACGACAAGTACAAGTAGGCTGTCTTCGGTCCGATCCACTGTCCGGGTCCCCGTCTCGAACGGGGGCCTGGATTGCTCTCTCCAGGTTTGTCCGTGTCCACGTTGACTCCGCCCGATCAGATCCCAACGGAGCGTCCGTTCATGACCTTTGCGCGTCGCAACGCGCTTTGGGGTTATCTGCTGGTCCTCCCGGCGATCGTGTTGTTGATCGGCCTGGTGGCCTACCCGTTTTTCTATGCAATCTTCATTTCGTTCACGAGCCGCATCGTGGGCGATCCAGGCGAGTTCATTGGACTGGACAATTTTCGCTATCTCTCGAAGTCATCCAGTTTCGAGAAAACAATACGCAACACGATCACACTGGTGATCGTTTCGGATGTCCTCAAACTCGTCATAGGACTGGGCTTGGCGCTCATTCTGAACGAACACATCCGGGGAAGGGGATTCTTTCGAGCATTCATGCTGCTTCCGTGGGCAATGCCGGGGTTCGTGGCCTACCTCGTCTGGCGACTGCTCTTTCTGCCGATCGGTGGCGGGGTCAACCTGATCCTCTCTGACACGGGAATCAGCACCGAGTACATCGATTGGCTCGGTCAAAAGTCGACCGCGTTACCTGCGGTGATCTTTGCGACTGTTTGGAGAGGATTCCCGTTCTGGTGCATTTCGTTTCTGGCGGCGTTGCAAACCGTACCTCCAGAACTCTATGAGGCTGCAAAGATCGACGGCGCAAACGCCGTGCAGCGCTTCCGCTCAGTGACGCTGCCGCATCTGCGCCAGGTCATTCTGGTCGTGGTCTTGCTCTCCTCGATCTGGACTGCCAACAGCTTCGAAAACATCTGGTTAATGACCCAGGGCGGCCCCTCGGACGCGACGATGGTCTTTCCCGTGCTCGCATATTTCGGTATGCAAACGCAACGCCTTGGAGAGGCAGCCGCCGTTTCGGTGGCAATGATCCCAGCGCTGCTGATCCTGGTCTTTCTTGTGACGGCGCTCATCGAGCGACAGGATGACTAATGGCGACGATTCAGGCAAGACCGCGCCGCCGAATTCCATGGAAGTCCATCGCGCTGTACGCGATTCTCTGCGTCGTGGTGTTGGTGATCGCATTTCCAATCTACTGGATGGTCACGATCTCGCTGAAGATCCCACGGGACATCTATCGCACACCCTCGCTCTGGCCCAATCTGGTAACTTCAGACAACTATCGCGTCCTGATCGAAGAGAAG of Thermomicrobiales bacterium contains these proteins:
- a CDS encoding tetratricopeptide repeat protein — protein: MDEMPKLAEKYKILFIIMAGIMVLSLGLGIVGPLVFDAIDSASDGGGNSTEISASVAESFRSTAEANPDDPSALAAYANYLANTGELASAIPWYEKAIALAPDDAVLRIDFARSLAAGDMHGDAELQFQKAIELAPENPEAHYYLAELYYGLNPQRLVDAIDEYERTIELAPEAFIAQRAEERLVELGVATPEASPSPAS
- a CDS encoding CinA family nicotinamide mononucleotide deamidase-related protein, whose translation is MNAYILSIGAELLHGHITDTNATFLSQELDARGIELLHVIQVGDDRKRIRESIERALSEADIVICTGGIGPTEDDLTREGIADALGETPEVDAELRADVEAFFAKRGLTMPERNAKQAWLIPSAEALPNPVGTAPGWFVETDGKVIVSMPGVPREMKRMWTEQAAPRIGARLSGRSYSSITLKTIGLGESALEEAIVDLVARTNPIVATYAKDDGVHVRVVGIADDEETARAIRDDAAAEISSRLKRWLYGTDDRTLAGSIADQLRKRGLAMRVIDHGGGGQFAAHMLGDQDGASVTIESQACPPGDVAALELAQRAHAGDPHVLGVGISLAASPAGTVYDGVISIAVAGALTSSEDFPMRSSMPELQRRSMLFTADVLHRLLDESRD
- the ybeY gene encoding rRNA maturation RNase YbeY, with amino-acid sequence MDAPFTCTSEPVDLTEELDDSLLDELAELCCFALESEGATGAWEVSIVLTSDEHLTRLHDDFMGIPEPTDIMTFPSDDVPGGDVVISVAQADRQRHDDAWDLPSELRFLVTHGALHLADWDDATVDDRARMLDRQRAILAAFQSRDSSSNR
- a CDS encoding GatB/YqeY domain-containing protein, which translates into the protein MTDQTLDARLQEDLKTAMRAGDTTARDTIRFTMSSLKNARIDKGSPLTAQEEIAVLQRDAKRRQESIDQFRAGGRMDLVDKEEAQLAVLKTYLPEALSDEEVAALVAEVIAKTGASSPKDLGKLMPILIQRADGRADGKRLSDAARAALTTG
- a CDS encoding HIT domain-containing protein, giving the protein MDEECIFCRIANGELGTEFVVQSEHAVVFDDIAPSAPVHMLVVPKRHVSSLRELNDPTLASELLALASSAAEARGLYDTGYRVITNDGEIAGQTVFHLHFHVLGGHRLGRMG
- a CDS encoding mannonate dehydratase — its product is MMRIAIGQFNALSDEKLRFAQQIGVTGVQMNTPKLPGETHWEVDDLRALVEKCESFDLTLEAIENVPIHFYDKAMLGLPGGAEQIGHYQTTVRNLAAAGIPILGIHWMPNSVWRTTVKGTGRGGAHVTAFDMAVIDSAGGAKSFVAKTDERMAALVVEDDPILTHDQMWENFATFMHAVLPVAEEVDVKIALHPDDPPVPMLGGVPRIFGSVEGFEKAVEIADSSAFGFDLCLGCCSEMPGGRINVMRMIERFGSSGKIFYIHFRDVQGTVPAFKECFIGEGNYDPAEVMLALRKVGFDGFLLDDHVPHMDDDSDWQHRGRAHAIGYMQGLMNMMEHVTS
- a CDS encoding extracellular solute-binding protein, which produces MTRLSRRRLLATTPAAAVAASAGATRLDAILTAKAAPAFLQEKAKLTYWGGLIFSEEANNLLVDTINQWGEENNVDTEVVMINQNETNQKVSAAVESGTMPDALDMGLDLQLLLTNTGQLIELGDLFTAVGEAHGGWFSSIESAAGLPGAITGIPFGGSGNLLFSRQDVLEAAGLTPPPATWQEVREWAAQAQEPPLFGMGFALSNVGDGNMQMSVLQSYGGRIADDAGTTVTLDSPETREYMAWVTGAFEEGLFPPGATTWDGAGDNTAYLSGQAIFIANPGSVHLAAMEDDPELDAATNFAALPAGPVMQVSPIGPNVRAIPTSTKDPDTAKALIEYLANPEFMEAYYNVAIYGPVLNDYASFAIFQEPVHAGLLNLVQNGTAPGAPDVYNTAYADFSSNFIIPKMVQRVVVDGASIDDAIAEAQEQGQLIYDKYK
- a CDS encoding sugar ABC transporter permease — protein: MTFARRNALWGYLLVLPAIVLLIGLVAYPFFYAIFISFTSRIVGDPGEFIGLDNFRYLSKSSSFEKTIRNTITLVIVSDVLKLVIGLGLALILNEHIRGRGFFRAFMLLPWAMPGFVAYLVWRLLFLPIGGGVNLILSDTGISTEYIDWLGQKSTALPAVIFATVWRGFPFWCISFLAALQTVPPELYEAAKIDGANAVQRFRSVTLPHLRQVILVVVLLSSIWTANSFENIWLMTQGGPSDATMVFPVLAYFGMQTQRLGEAAAVSVAMIPALLILVFLVTALIERQDD